CGGTTACAAGATCCACTCGCGGAACTGGTGAAAATTGATCCTAAGTCCATCGGCGTGGGACAATACCAGCATGATGTGGACCAAAAGTTGTTGAAAAAGAAGTTGGATGAAACTGTTGAAAGCTGTGTTAACTACGTTGGTGTGGACTTAAATACTGCTTCCAAAGAACTTTTGACTTCTGTCTCTGGGATTACGTCCAGCGTTGCCAATAATATTGTTGCTTATCGTAACCAGCATGGTGTGTTTAAAAATCGCCGACAGTTGCTCAAAGTCGCCAAGTTAGGACCAAAAGCTTTTGAACAGGCGGCGGGATTCTTACGGATTCGCCAAAGTGAAAACCCATTGGATAATACTGCTGTTCACCCAGAAAGTTACTCACTTGTAGAGGCGATCGCCTCCGATTTGAACCTACCACTAACTCAAATCACCCAAATTGCCGAAAAGCTAAAAAAAGCCAATCTTAAGAAATACGTCACCGACACCGTTGGCGAACCAACACTGCGCGACATCCTCAGCGAATTGGAAAAGCCAGGAAGAGATCCACGCGCTGAGTTTAAGTATGCAACATTCAAGGAAGGAATCAAGGAAATTTCTGATCTCAAAGAAGGGATGGAACTAGAAGGTATCGTTACCAATGTTGCGAACTTCGGTGCTTTCGTTGATATCGGTGTACATCAAGATGGTTTGGTGCACATCTCCCAATTGGCTGATAGATTCGTTGATGATCCAAAGAAAATTGTCAAGGTGGGACAAGTTGTGAAAGTGCGAGTGCTGGAAATTAATCAGAAATTGAAGCGGATTAGTTTATCCATGAAGTCAATCAAGCAATAAACCATAATCGGGAGACGAAAGTGGTTGACCTAACTTTGGTAGGATGAGCGATCGCGCCGACGAGGATTACAATCAAAGCTGAGAATAAATAAAAATTCCCTAAAAGAGGCAGATTATGGCGTTAAAATTAACTGTACCGAATATTGCCTGTGAAGACTGTGCAACAAAAATTACCGAAGCCATCCATGTAATGGAACCCGATACCAAAGTGGATGTAGATGTGGAAGCGAAAACTGTGACTGTAGAATCTAAGGCTTCTGAAGAGTCAATCAAACAGGCAATTGTTGCAGCTGGTTACCATATCGAAGGTTATCAATAACTGCTTTGACAAAGTAATGCCACAGATGCATAGTAGCGTAATCTGACATCAAAAAGGCTCAAGCATTCTTGCCTGAGCCAGTGCTAAATCAAATTAATTTCTGAAATTAAGGGGCTGGTTCTTCATCCCCCAATTTATAAAGCTTAGTAGCGGTTACGGAAACTGTTGTTTCCTCCGCGACCACCACCACCAAACGAGCCTCTTTCCTCTCTAGGCTTAGCCTTATTAACTTTAAGGTCACGCCCCATCCACTCAGCACCATCAAGAGCATCAATTGCTGCTGTTTCTTCAGCATCTGTACCCATTTCCACAAAACCAAAGCCGCGCAAACGACCTGTTTCACGGTCAGTTGGTAGCTGAACCCGCTTTACAGTACCATATTCTGCAAAAACAGCTTTCAGAGTTTCCTCTGTAACGTCGTAAGAAAGATTACCTACATAAACTGACATAAAATGTCTCCGAAATCATAAGTGTGTAGAGATTTAGGTTTCGGAGAAAAGTTTGTAGATACCAAAAACAAAAAACCTGTCAATACTAAAAACAAACGCTATTAACCGAATTAACTCTCGCCTTCCATAATGACATACCAGACAACTTTTAGCGAGCAAATTGGAAAAATTGTTATATAAAGTTATAGAAGCAATTTATACCTAAGTATAATATGATTTCTACACCTTGGCTTTGATATGGACACATCATAAGACGGGAAGCCCCAAAAACGAATAAGACCGTTCCTATTGTTTGTTTTCGTTGGAAGCTTGACTCTCAAACGAAGTAAGTCCAAAGGTAGTTCATCACGTCATAATTTATAGTTAGTCTTGTGTTAGATTAGCATTACTTGCACTCACCAAGTATTGAACAATTAAGAGGAGATCTATTATCGTAATTCAAAAGCAGCTCATTAACTCGCAAATCAAGTCACCTCAAGTCTTCTTGATTGATCATGAGAATAATAACCGTGGTCTGATCGATACAAATGAAGCTCTACAACTAGCACAGAGCGTACAGCTTGACCTAGTTGTAGTCTCGGAGGGCAAAGACGCTCCAGTTGCGAAGATTCTTAACTATGGTAAACTTCAGTATCAAAAGAAAAAGCGTCAGGGACACAGTGCTAGACCTACAGTAAAGGAAGTCCGGCTTCGTCCCAACGTGGGTATGGCTGATTACAACTTACGTATTGAGCAAGCAATTGAGTGGTTGAATAAAGGCGATTCAGTAAAGTTTGTTATTCGTTTACGAGGCAGAGAAAATCAATATCGTGAACAGGCTGGAGAAATGTTAGACCGGATTGTAGCTGCTTTGAGCCAAGTGGGTAAAGTCCAGTCGCTTGATAAACGCTCACTGATTGCTCAAGTCGTTCCTGCGTAAATTAGTTTTTTGGGAATATTTAGTGATCCCAAGTAGCCAGAGTAATTGCGTATATGCTCTGGCTACTGTAATGTAGGGGCTGTAAGTGGATGCACCAAACGCAATGGGCGTGGGAGAAGCGATGTCACACGGGTTTTGCTAATGCAGGTCAGGGATGGGCTTTAGAGACTTAGCAATATATTAACGCTTCACATAAAACCATAGTTGCAAGCTTGAAAGCATGACCCTGAGGAATGGAACAATTGAAGATGGCAGGGATACTTCTTTGAGAATGCAAGCTTTGAGTACTTGCAGAACTACTGGGAGATGGTTCCTGCAAGTGCAGATAGTTATCAACAAGTTGTTCACTAAGTTTCCGCACTGAGGCATTATATCATGTTCGGTAAATAACTTACGATTAAGCTCCGATTTTAATCCACCAATGAAAACCGGTTAAACCTTGAATCAAATCTTGCTGTTGAAGTAAAGATTGACACCGATGAAATAAAATTTCCTCTAAATCATCAAGTGTCTCAAATGAACGAGAAGGCGATTGGTTCGTCAACCAAAGTCCACAATCTTTCCGCAGGTTGTAATTCAGGTGAATGGGAAGGCAAAAATGTCAAATGCAGCCCGGATGGAAGCTCTAGGTCTTTACTGGTATGCCAACCGGCTTGGTCTACAGCCAAAAGAATGTGTTTATCAGCACCTAAACTGAATTCACGAGCAAAATCTGCTAAAACGAAGTTAAACAAGTTCGTATTTACGTAAGGAAGAATCCACCAATAACTTTCTCCAGTTTTGGGATGTACGAACGCATACAACCATAACCACTTGTATCTCCAGTTGACATTGGCTATTGGTGTTTCGCCTTCTGGAACATAAACTCGTCTAATAATCGGCTTGAGTCCTAAACGATGCGAAACTGCACGCCTCGTTGAATTTCTGCATCTGGGTAATTAGCTTTGAGTTCTTCAACTTCTATAGCTAGTTTTTTTTCCAGGCTTGTTGCTCGAAAGGGTCGCTTTCGCTGTGAGATGGGCGAGGTACTCGTAGTCTAAAAGTCATCTGCCGTAATATCTCCCATCCCCTGTATCTACTAATCTTTGTCCCTGTAACTTCACTCAGCCAATCCGCAACTTTTCGCCCATTCCAAAATCCCCCATCCGGCGCGTTTGACTGCAAAGCTTGCCATAGCTGTGCTTGGTGAAGATCGTCTATTAACGTCTTTGCTCCCTGATTTTCACTGCGGCGTTAAGCGTAGCTCTGCCGTAGGCAATCGCCTATTCCAGAAATGCCCGACTCGTTATACCTTTTAACCAATGCGTAGATCCATGTCCTGCTGTAGCCTGTTACTTGCTCAACATATAGCCGTTTTTTTCCCTTGTGCTAGTAACCATATAATCTGACACTGGCGTAAAGTCTGCCGGGGGAAGCTTCCCCCGGCGAGCTTTACGACTTTCTACTCCGTCTTTTGCCTGACGGTAAACTTGTTCTAACTCGGAAATATTTAAATGTGTGGCTATAGTGATCCGTTTCGGCATAGTTCATAATTGTACTCTGGACTTTTATCATAAGCGATTATGCGAACATGATATGACTTGTGTGAGTGGAGAGCTAGTTGATTGGAATAGGTAGCGTTTAAGGTGCCACAGATTTTGCAAAAATCTTGCTTGTCTATAATGTTGTCCAC
This portion of the Brasilonema sennae CENA114 genome encodes:
- a CDS encoding heavy-metal-associated domain-containing protein; the encoded protein is MALKLTVPNIACEDCATKITEAIHVMEPDTKVDVDVEAKTVTVESKASEESIKQAIVAAGYHIEGYQ
- a CDS encoding RNA recognition motif domain-containing protein, which produces MSVYVGNLSYDVTEETLKAVFAEYGTVKRVQLPTDRETGRLRGFGFVEMGTDAEETAAIDALDGAEWMGRDLKVNKAKPREERGSFGGGGRGGNNSFRNRY
- the infC gene encoding translation initiation factor IF-3, whose amino-acid sequence is MNSQIKSPQVFLIDHENNNRGLIDTNEALQLAQSVQLDLVVVSEGKDAPVAKILNYGKLQYQKKKRQGHSARPTVKEVRLRPNVGMADYNLRIEQAIEWLNKGDSVKFVIRLRGRENQYREQAGEMLDRIVAALSQVGKVQSLDKRSLIAQVVPA